ACAGCACTTGCATCCCAAGTGATGCAGTCTCCCAGCCACGTTCTTATAACAGGCTTTCCCCATCCCTCAGTACTCCGGATGCAGAACTCATGCACAGCTTCACAAACTGACTAAACGTATATAAATCTATACAGATGCTGCCAGGTGTCCTCTGTGACCAGGTAAAGAGGTGGCCCCTGTACCTTTTGAAGTTAAAGACAAAGCCACAAGATGGCACTACCACTACATCGATTCTAATCTAAAAGCGAGCTCAGTAGTTTAGTGGTAATGGTCTTCTGTGTGTACTGTTTAAATGGTGCACACGTttcattttgtggttttaagccttttttttgttgttgtttagaACTTCTGGTGAACTGCACAAAAATCTAGTTGTCTATTGaaggtattttgtttttaagggaAATGAATAATGTCGTTGATAATAAGAGCCAGTATTGCACATTTCATTCATGAACCAGTTTGACACAAGACACCCGACCTCAGGCTGGATTATGGCAAACTATAATCCAGCGTTTGCCATATGTTTTGCCATATGACTGACATGTTGTGTTACTTGCCAGTTTCAGCCACGCTTGCCATGAAGCATTAGCGTTGAGCCTCTGTCCCAAACTGCACCATATAAGCAGCGAAGAGAGTAaaaagagatggagaagaacaagaatgaaaacaaaaagatacacagaaaaagcaacagcagagtTAATATGGCAGATTGAGAACAGTACAATAAATACTAGACGTAACTGATATTTTAAGGGGCAGGTTACTTATAATACAATCTACATTGATTTAATCTGATAGCTCTTAGTTCTGAAttgattaaaatatatttatagaacaataaaacacaagttctttatctttttcataTATTGCCTTACTAGAAAGCTGATAAATGCATGCTTTCTGTTACAGCAATGACTGTTGTAACTGGGTGTTTTAGTAAAcgttaaattaatttctgacaGAACTACAGGACCTGACTGTGGGAAGGGCAATTTCTGCAGTACCTGTGAATGGCTGCAAAAAGATCTTCGGTAGTCCTTGGTCTCGCTGGTGTTGCCACTCCATCCGCCTCTTCCCCATAACTATTGCTTGGCAGGAATGAAGTATGTGCTGTATCCGATTCGAACACCTCCACTATGCAGAGAAAACGAACAATATTGCCAGTCCATTGTGGGAACCCAATGGGCATATAGTCCTGAAACCTGCTCACACTGCCTCTGATCAAGTGAGTGCACTGCTGTCATTGCTGTGATTTCAGAACACTTGCTGAGAAAACTGCAGTGCACAAAATGCCTGTGCTTGCTTACACACATAGACAGagaacagtgaaagaaaatgcttccactaatgcaaaataaaaattaacaaagcTAACCACATTTTCATAGCATGAAATCTCAGCACAATTGGATAAAGcatcattttctttccatgtctGCAATAATGAGAAGTCAGAAAGGAATTGTAAGAAATCTCATGAAGTATTAATTGGGTCCCTGCAACTTTCTTTAGGCTTACAGTTGTAATTATTGCAAGAGGTTCTTTTCTCTACAGAAGCCCACCTTAATGCTAGGATTGCTATTCTCACTCCTCAGcttctttaaaatactgctgcatctgaaaaaaaaggcaaagagacTCACCAGTTTCGTTTTCTTGAGATAGGTGCCCGTCAGTGTTACTGCCGCTGTCTTGGCTGCTGCCTGAACTGCTTCCTTCTTCAAAAGCAGactgctcctcctgcctgggTTCTTCTTGAACTGGTGATGCAGCAGGCTGTACCACAAAGGCATTAGCTCCCACTGTCTCTGAGAAGGTGAatccagcagctcctccctCAGGAACCAGGCTGCCAGAGTCCATCTCGCTAGAACTGAGTCCATCTGTAAGACAATTTCTCGCCTCCTCGCAGTGTGCAAGCACAGCGTCTCTCTTAGTTGGGCTTGATGTGCTTCTGACAGTATCACtcacttcagcttttttctCCACTGTAAGATCTAACTGTGGAGGTGGTACAAGAAGGAACAGTTTGGGTTTCTTTGAAATGGGAGGTGGTTTCTTGTTTGGCAATATGACCTGAGTCTTGTCGGGAGATGCTGGTGACCCCTGAAGTGACATGCCAGAATGCAGGTCTTCACTCTGCACTGAAGGCTCAGGTGTGTCTTCACCAGTTGTCCCCAGTGCATCAGCTTCAAAAGACTTGTTAATAAGACCAATGGCACTCACAGGTTTTTGATCCCTGTCAAGTGCAGGTACATTATCAGACAGAATGACAGGAGAACCCCGAGCCAGTGTTTGAATTgagtttttaaatgaagtgccttgagttttcatttcctcttcacCTACGCTGCTGCTGAGTCTTAGTGAGAGAGATGGCTTCAGGGAAGACTGAGATGATGAGCTTACAGTACCCTTTTCCTGAGAGGCAGTTTCAGAAGCAGATTCAGGTGATGGTTCACCTTCTGTCGCTTTTTTCACAGACCTCAGCTGCACCATTTGCAATGCTTTGGTAGTTACTAAAGGCATCACAGGTCTTGATGAATCTTGCTTGTTGAGTGGCTGTTTCACTGGACTGTAGCAAGACTCTTCCTGGTTACGTTTCTTAAAAGAATACTGTGGGCATATTGTTGCACCTTTTGTTAGTTTGGGATCAAGAGGTGGTGCTGGTGGCGGGACAGCTAAGGGGAAAGTGGAAGGAGAAAGACAAGGGGAAGAGAATGAACTGATGGAGGCTTCTTGTGGAAACCATGGGACAGTCTGGGCAAAGGAAGAATTTGCATCAGCTTCTGGTGGAGGAGGCGGGAAGGTGGGAGAGGCTGGCAGTGGTGACAGATCCATGACttctgctggaggaggaggagggggaggagaaacTTCAGGGCAATGTGGAGGAGGTGTTGGAAGAAGAGGTGGCAGAGGGGAAGCACCAGAATCCGGAGCGGAGCTCAGGGTGGAGTCCAGTTTCTTCACACTCACACTCCCTTCAGTAGATGTATTTGAAGAAAGAGAAGTGGAGGAGGAAGACATGGAGAGCGAAGACAGAAGAGAGGACTTCCTTTCAGGCACTTTAGGCTTCAGCTTGgattttccatttcctgatgatgcagattttaaaattacaggCACTGGAGTAAGTGCAGTGGGTGTATTGGACTGGCTGGAGTACCCACTCGATGGCGATGTGACTCGGTGGGATTTCTCCGGAGAAGTGCTCTTTGGTTTGGTCAGTCCACTGGGCACCTGTGGCACAGAAGCCCTTGAGCCATCACTGAAGTGGCTGATGCTGTAATCGCTGAGAGCAGATGATGTACTGGCAGAATGGGTCACTGGGGATTTTACCTGGTCATCTGCCACGGCTGCATAGTCACTGTAGTAACCCCACTGGTCTGCATACTCTGACTTGATGCTACTTGTTTCACTCTGAGAGGGAGTGACTGTGCAGATGGAGTAAAGGTTTGGAGCAGTGGTGGACATCATGCTGCTGCTTGCGCTGACTGAGCTTTGGCTGCGGGAGCGCAACACCCAGGGATCCTCATAATCACTGCAGGGACTCTGGGAAGGGGAGCTGCCATTTTTGCATTTGAGATTCAACTGCAGAGAATGCTGAAGGGTGGCAATCAGGGTTTCATCAAGTACCTGTCCATTcgactgggtttttttcttgggcACCCTTCTGAGTGAGTCCGTTCTGGATGGTGGCAAAGGcggcttctttgcctttttcagaGAGATGTTTCTTACAAGGGATTTTTCACCTTGGCCTGACTGGTCATCCtgatgttttttctcctttccttcgAAGACATTTATCACACTGTCTCTGGAGTTCCCAAAACCATTAGTACTATCACAAGACATGTCTGATTTCAGTCCAGAGTCCATATGCATGGAACCATAATAACCATCATGGTCCACAGAATACAGAGAAGTAGAGTCATCTCTGACCGAAGtcctctccaggctgctgctgctcatgttGCTACCAGGAGTGGCACAACCTGGTGTGGTACAAACCACCTTGTGTGAAGGGGTCTCACTGTTTTCTGCAGACTTGTACAGCCAAtgctctgtgctgtttgctgccGCTTGTGCTCGCTCTCCAGAACAGCTAGAATCACTCCTACCATCGCTGTCCTGGGAAGGGTTTGGTAAAGTGAGATTGTTCCTACAGCTGTAGCCCACACTCTGAGACCCAGCCTCTGCATTTCCAGGAGTGCTAAGAGAGACAGCAGAGTCACCAAGAGAAAGCATCATGATAGCATTGGATGGGATGGTATCTGATGTCTGTGAGTGACGTGTGGAGCTACTCTCACTCCAGTTACCGCTTGAAGAATGGTGATCTTCTTTCCCACTTACTGCACTGCTGGCAACAGGATTGTCTCTTGGCTTTGGGTAGGCAGTGGAGCTGGTAATTTTATTGTCCAATGATCCAACACTCTGGGCAGCATGAATAACTATAACTTCTGAAGAGGATGACAGTGTTGCATTGGGTATGATGCTCGTTGAGTAGGTGGCATGAGGAGAGACCACGCATGCTGGGCTTGCGGACTTTTCACTATCATAGCTTCTCACCTCTTGAGACTTTGGCCTCGACAGGGTCCCTGTTGTGGAATTATTCCTCAGATGCACAACACTATCATCCACTTGCAATTTACTTATCTGGTAGGGTAAAGAGCCAGCGATGTCTTCTGTCTGCCTAGAGAGGCTCTGTGTCTGCTCTAGGGACTGCAGAGACACTCTTGCACCAGCCCGAGGCAAGCTGTGAAAACCTATGTCGCTATTTTGCCGAGAAGCAAATATAACTGCAGCAGAATCACTCATCACTGACATGTTTCCAGATGAGCTGGAGAATTGAGACATCTGGGCCGCAATGCCTTGTCCTTTCTGTGCTCGTATTCTTCTCATTGAAGGGGGCACAACTTTAACTTCTTCCGTCTGGCAGCTGGTGTCCTTGGTTTCAGAGCGCTGCATAGCAGAGCGGTAGCTGTCTAGTCTCCCTAGCGTGGAACAGTGATCTGGGACATACATCGAATGCCCTCGGAAATCACTTTGGCCAGTGCCAACTGCTGGagtcaaaataaaacaattatttcttgAAGCACAAATTCATATTTATCTTCTTACTActcatttaaaacc
This window of the Melopsittacus undulatus isolate bMelUnd1 chromosome 3, bMelUnd1.mat.Z, whole genome shotgun sequence genome carries:
- the NHSL1 gene encoding NHS-like protein 1 isoform X4, whose protein sequence is MPFPLRTLEPLKLCRLEEAGGDGAERGGPAPADPAGAAEGGGGRRRGAVPLFGALEQVSSYALVSLLMQLSDLSRCAGDIFGGILSEADSLCHRNARLQRRLGALEALLARLDHRKVKIPVSNLDEESRWTVHYTAPWHQQENVFLPSSRPPCVEDLHRQAKLNLKSVLRECDKLRRDGYRSSQYYSQGPTFSSSSSAICGSYQDDYEEIEQKCPVSSPEEEKLITIKRPKTPVSDDLSDINTQTNWTKSLPLPTPEEKMRQQAQAVQTDVVPINVTVGTGQSDFRGHSMYVPDHCSTLGRLDSYRSAMQRSETKDTSCQTEEVKVVPPSMRRIRAQKGQGIAAQMSQFSSSSGNMSVMSDSAAVIFASRQNSDIGFHSLPRAGARVSLQSLEQTQSLSRQTEDIAGSLPYQISKLQVDDSVVHLRNNSTTGTLSRPKSQEVRSYDSEKSASPACVVSPHATYSTSIIPNATLSSSSEVIVIHAAQSVGSLDNKITSSTAYPKPRDNPVASSAVSGKEDHHSSSGNWSESSSTRHSQTSDTIPSNAIMMLSLGDSAVSLSTPGNAEAGSQSVGYSCRNNLTLPNPSQDSDGRSDSSCSGERAQAAANSTEHWLYKSAENSETPSHKVVCTTPGCATPGSNMSSSSLERTSVRDDSTSLYSVDHDGYYGSMHMDSGLKSDMSCDSTNGFGNSRDSVINVFEGKEKKHQDDQSGQGEKSLVRNISLKKAKKPPLPPSRTDSLRRVPKKKTQSNGQVLDETLIATLQHSLQLNLKCKNGSSPSQSPCSDYEDPWVLRSRSQSSVSASSSMMSTTAPNLYSICTVTPSQSETSSIKSEYADQWGYYSDYAAVADDQVKSPVTHSASTSSALSDYSISHFSDGSRASVPQVPSGLTKPKSTSPEKSHRVTSPSSGYSSQSNTPTALTPVPVILKSASSGNGKSKLKPKVPERKSSLLSSLSMSSSSTSLSSNTSTEGSVSVKKLDSTLSSAPDSGASPLPPLLPTPPPHCPEVSPPPPPPPAEVMDLSPLPASPTFPPPPPEADANSSFAQTVPWFPQEASISSFSSPCLSPSTFPLAVPPPAPPLDPKLTKGATICPQYSFKKRNQEESCYSPVKQPLNKQDSSRPVMPLVTTKALQMVQLRSVKKATEGEPSPESASETASQEKGTVSSSSQSSLKPSLSLRLSSSVGEEEMKTQGTSFKNSIQTLARGSPVILSDNVPALDRDQKPVSAIGLINKSFEADALGTTGEDTPEPSVQSEDLHSGMSLQGSPASPDKTQVILPNKKPPPISKKPKLFLLVPPPQLDLTVEKKAEVSDTVRSTSSPTKRDAVLAHCEEARNCLTDGLSSSEMDSGSLVPEGGAAGFTFSETVGANAFVVQPAASPVQEEPRQEEQSAFEEGSSSGSSQDSGSNTDGHLSQENETVEVFESDTAHTSFLPSNSYGEEADGVATPARPRTTEDLFAAIHRSKRKVLGRKDSEDDRTRNHSPSPPVTPTGASPTLTTLKQAGSIQRSVRKSSTSNDNFKALLLKKGSRCDTSSRMSAAEMLKNTDPRFHRTKTDVSPDVSDSPTSCSPSKSKRAQEEWAKSEGLMPRSMSFSGTRYGRSRTPPSAASSKYNVRNRIQSSPMTVISEGDGELVEQSEGRVRRTLEEQQERQLDMFNSDEMDVNDFPYAEEAGCKETLDPTHLDLLTQPGASRKYLSPSAE
- the NHSL1 gene encoding NHS-like protein 1 isoform X3; translation: MPFPLRTLEPLKLCRLEEAGGDGAERGGPAPADPAGAAEGGGGRRRGAVPLFGALEQVSSYALVSLLMQLSDLSRCAGDIFGGILSEADSLCHRNARLQRRLGALEALLARLDHRKVKIPVSNLDEESRWTVHYTAPWHQQENVFLPSSRPPCVEDLHRQAKLNLKSVLRECDKLRRDGYRSSQYYSQGPTFSSSSSAICGSYQDDYEEIEQKCPVSSPEEEKLITIKRPKTPVSDDLSDINTQTNWTKSLPLPTPEEKMRQQAQAVQTDVVPINVTAVGTGQSDFRGHSMYVPDHCSTLGRLDSYRSAMQRSETKDTSCQTEEVKVVPPSMRRIRAQKGQGIAAQMSQFSSSSGNMSVMSDSAAVIFASRQNSDIGFHSLPRAGARVSLQSLEQTQSLSRQTEDIAGSLPYQISKLQVDDSVVHLRNNSTTGTLSRPKSQEVRSYDSEKSASPACVVSPHATYSTSIIPNATLSSSSEVIVIHAAQSVGSLDNKITSSTAYPKPRDNPVASSAVSGKEDHHSSSGNWSESSSTRHSQTSDTIPSNAIMMLSLGDSAVSLSTPGNAEAGSQSVGYSCRNNLTLPNPSQDSDGRSDSSCSGERAQAAANSTEHWLYKSAENSETPSHKVVCTTPGCATPGSNMSSSSLERTSVRDDSTSLYSVDHDGYYGSMHMDSGLKSDMSCDSTNGFGNSRDSVINVFEGKEKKHQDDQSGQGEKSLVRNISLKKAKKPPLPPSRTDSLRRVPKKKTQSNGQVLDETLIATLQHSLQLNLKCKNGSSPSQSPCSDYEDPWVLRSRSQSSVSASSSMMSTTAPNLYSICTVTPSQSETSSIKSEYADQWGYYSDYAAVADDQVKSPVTHSASTSSALSDYSISHFSDGSRASVPQVPSGLTKPKSTSPEKSHRVTSPSSGYSSQSNTPTALTPVPVILKSASSGNGKSKLKPKVPERKSSLLSSLSMSSSSTSLSSNTSTEGSVSVKKLDSTLSSAPDSGASPLPPLLPTPPPHCPEVSPPPPPPPAEVMDLSPLPASPTFPPPPPEADANSSFAQTVPWFPQEASISSFSSPCLSPSTFPLAVPPPAPPLDPKLTKGATICPQYSFKKRNQEESCYSPVKQPLNKQDSSRPVMPLVTTKALQMVQLRSVKKATEGEPSPESASETASQEKGTVSSSSQSSLKPSLSLRLSSSVGEEEMKTQGTSFKNSIQTLARGSPVILSDNVPALDRDQKPVSAIGLINKSFEADALGTTGEDTPEPSVQSEDLHSGMSLQGSPASPDKTQVILPNKKPPPISKKPKLFLLVPPPQLDLTVEKKAEVSDTVRSTSSPTKRDAVLAHCEEARNCLTDGLSSSEMDSGSLVPEGGAAGFTFSETVGANAFVVQPAASPVQEEPRQEEQSAFEEGSSSGSSQDSGSNTDGHLSQENETVEVFESDTAHTSFLPSNSYGEEADGVATPARPRTTEDLFAAIHRSKRKVLGRKDSEDDRTRNHSPSPPVTPTGASPTLTTLKQAGSIQRSVRKSSTSNDNFKALLLKKGSRCDTSSRMSAAEMLKNTDPRFHRTKTDVSPDVSDSPTSCSPSKSKRAQEEWAKSEGLMPRSMSFSGTRYGRSRTPPSAASSKYNVRNRIQSSPMTVISEGDGELVEQSEGRVRRTLEEQQERQLDMFNSDEMDVNDFPYAEEAGCKETLDPTHLDLLTQPGASRKYLSPSAE
- the NHSL1 gene encoding NHS-like protein 1 isoform X1, which codes for MPFPLRTLEPLKLCRLEEAGGDGAERGGPAPADPAGAAEGGGGRRRGAVPLFGALEQVSSYALVSLLMQLSDLSRCAGDIFGGILSEADSLCHRNARLQRRLGALEALLARLDHRKVKIPVSNLDEESRWTVHYTAPWHQQENVFLPSSRPPCVEDLHRQAKLNLKSVLRECDKLRRDGYRSSQYYSQGPTFSSSSSAICGSYQDDYEEIEQKCPVSSPEEEKLITIKRPKTPVSDDLSDINTQTNWTKSLPLPTPEEKMRQQAQAVQTDVVPINVTGENFDRQASIRRSLIYTDTVVRRPKKVKRRKTITGIPDNIQKELAVGTGQSDFRGHSMYVPDHCSTLGRLDSYRSAMQRSETKDTSCQTEEVKVVPPSMRRIRAQKGQGIAAQMSQFSSSSGNMSVMSDSAAVIFASRQNSDIGFHSLPRAGARVSLQSLEQTQSLSRQTEDIAGSLPYQISKLQVDDSVVHLRNNSTTGTLSRPKSQEVRSYDSEKSASPACVVSPHATYSTSIIPNATLSSSSEVIVIHAAQSVGSLDNKITSSTAYPKPRDNPVASSAVSGKEDHHSSSGNWSESSSTRHSQTSDTIPSNAIMMLSLGDSAVSLSTPGNAEAGSQSVGYSCRNNLTLPNPSQDSDGRSDSSCSGERAQAAANSTEHWLYKSAENSETPSHKVVCTTPGCATPGSNMSSSSLERTSVRDDSTSLYSVDHDGYYGSMHMDSGLKSDMSCDSTNGFGNSRDSVINVFEGKEKKHQDDQSGQGEKSLVRNISLKKAKKPPLPPSRTDSLRRVPKKKTQSNGQVLDETLIATLQHSLQLNLKCKNGSSPSQSPCSDYEDPWVLRSRSQSSVSASSSMMSTTAPNLYSICTVTPSQSETSSIKSEYADQWGYYSDYAAVADDQVKSPVTHSASTSSALSDYSISHFSDGSRASVPQVPSGLTKPKSTSPEKSHRVTSPSSGYSSQSNTPTALTPVPVILKSASSGNGKSKLKPKVPERKSSLLSSLSMSSSSTSLSSNTSTEGSVSVKKLDSTLSSAPDSGASPLPPLLPTPPPHCPEVSPPPPPPPAEVMDLSPLPASPTFPPPPPEADANSSFAQTVPWFPQEASISSFSSPCLSPSTFPLAVPPPAPPLDPKLTKGATICPQYSFKKRNQEESCYSPVKQPLNKQDSSRPVMPLVTTKALQMVQLRSVKKATEGEPSPESASETASQEKGTVSSSSQSSLKPSLSLRLSSSVGEEEMKTQGTSFKNSIQTLARGSPVILSDNVPALDRDQKPVSAIGLINKSFEADALGTTGEDTPEPSVQSEDLHSGMSLQGSPASPDKTQVILPNKKPPPISKKPKLFLLVPPPQLDLTVEKKAEVSDTVRSTSSPTKRDAVLAHCEEARNCLTDGLSSSEMDSGSLVPEGGAAGFTFSETVGANAFVVQPAASPVQEEPRQEEQSAFEEGSSSGSSQDSGSNTDGHLSQENETVEVFESDTAHTSFLPSNSYGEEADGVATPARPRTTEDLFAAIHRSKRKVLGRKDSEDDRTRNHSPSPPVTPTGASPTLTTLKQAGSIQRSVRKSSTSNDNFKALLLKKGSRCDTSSRMSAAEMLKNTDPRFHRTKTDVSPDVSDSPTSCSPSKSKRAQEEWAKSEGLMPRSMSFSGTRYGRSRTPPSAASSKYNVRNRIQSSPMTVISEGDGELVEQSEGRVRRTLEEQQERQLDMFNSDEMDVNDFPYAEEAGCKETLDPTHLDLLTQPGASRKYLSPSAE
- the NHSL1 gene encoding NHS-like protein 1 isoform X2, whose protein sequence is MPFPLRTLEPLKLCRLEEAGGDGAERGGPAPADPAGAAEGGGGRRRGAVPLFGALEQVSSYALVSLLMQLSDLSRCAGDIFGGILSEADSLCHRNARLQRRLGALEALLARLDHRKVKIPVSNLDEESRWTVHYTAPWHQQENVFLPSSRPPCVEDLHRQAKLNLKSVLRECDKLRRDGYRSSQYYSQGPTFSSSSSAICGSYQDDYEEIEQKCPVSSPEEEKLITIKRPKTPVSDDLSDINTQTNWTKSLPLPTPEEKMRQQAQAVQTDVVPINVTGENFDRQASIRRSLIYTDTVVRRPKKVKRRKTITGIPDNIQKELVGTGQSDFRGHSMYVPDHCSTLGRLDSYRSAMQRSETKDTSCQTEEVKVVPPSMRRIRAQKGQGIAAQMSQFSSSSGNMSVMSDSAAVIFASRQNSDIGFHSLPRAGARVSLQSLEQTQSLSRQTEDIAGSLPYQISKLQVDDSVVHLRNNSTTGTLSRPKSQEVRSYDSEKSASPACVVSPHATYSTSIIPNATLSSSSEVIVIHAAQSVGSLDNKITSSTAYPKPRDNPVASSAVSGKEDHHSSSGNWSESSSTRHSQTSDTIPSNAIMMLSLGDSAVSLSTPGNAEAGSQSVGYSCRNNLTLPNPSQDSDGRSDSSCSGERAQAAANSTEHWLYKSAENSETPSHKVVCTTPGCATPGSNMSSSSLERTSVRDDSTSLYSVDHDGYYGSMHMDSGLKSDMSCDSTNGFGNSRDSVINVFEGKEKKHQDDQSGQGEKSLVRNISLKKAKKPPLPPSRTDSLRRVPKKKTQSNGQVLDETLIATLQHSLQLNLKCKNGSSPSQSPCSDYEDPWVLRSRSQSSVSASSSMMSTTAPNLYSICTVTPSQSETSSIKSEYADQWGYYSDYAAVADDQVKSPVTHSASTSSALSDYSISHFSDGSRASVPQVPSGLTKPKSTSPEKSHRVTSPSSGYSSQSNTPTALTPVPVILKSASSGNGKSKLKPKVPERKSSLLSSLSMSSSSTSLSSNTSTEGSVSVKKLDSTLSSAPDSGASPLPPLLPTPPPHCPEVSPPPPPPPAEVMDLSPLPASPTFPPPPPEADANSSFAQTVPWFPQEASISSFSSPCLSPSTFPLAVPPPAPPLDPKLTKGATICPQYSFKKRNQEESCYSPVKQPLNKQDSSRPVMPLVTTKALQMVQLRSVKKATEGEPSPESASETASQEKGTVSSSSQSSLKPSLSLRLSSSVGEEEMKTQGTSFKNSIQTLARGSPVILSDNVPALDRDQKPVSAIGLINKSFEADALGTTGEDTPEPSVQSEDLHSGMSLQGSPASPDKTQVILPNKKPPPISKKPKLFLLVPPPQLDLTVEKKAEVSDTVRSTSSPTKRDAVLAHCEEARNCLTDGLSSSEMDSGSLVPEGGAAGFTFSETVGANAFVVQPAASPVQEEPRQEEQSAFEEGSSSGSSQDSGSNTDGHLSQENETVEVFESDTAHTSFLPSNSYGEEADGVATPARPRTTEDLFAAIHRSKRKVLGRKDSEDDRTRNHSPSPPVTPTGASPTLTTLKQAGSIQRSVRKSSTSNDNFKALLLKKGSRCDTSSRMSAAEMLKNTDPRFHRTKTDVSPDVSDSPTSCSPSKSKRAQEEWAKSEGLMPRSMSFSGTRYGRSRTPPSAASSKYNVRNRIQSSPMTVISEGDGELVEQSEGRVRRTLEEQQERQLDMFNSDEMDVNDFPYAEEAGCKETLDPTHLDLLTQPGASRKYLSPSAE
- the NHSL1 gene encoding NHS-like protein 1 isoform X5; this translates as MMDAEYSEPNAVSNLDEESRWTVHYTAPWHQQENVFLPSSRPPCVEDLHRQAKLNLKSVLRECDKLRRDGYRSSQYYSQGPTFSSSSSAICGSYQDDYEEIEQKCPVSSPEEEKLITIKRPKTPVSDDLSDINTQTNWTKSLPLPTPEEKMRQQAQAVQTDVVPINVTGENFDRQASIRRSLIYTDTVVRRPKKVKRRKTITGIPDNIQKELAVGTGQSDFRGHSMYVPDHCSTLGRLDSYRSAMQRSETKDTSCQTEEVKVVPPSMRRIRAQKGQGIAAQMSQFSSSSGNMSVMSDSAAVIFASRQNSDIGFHSLPRAGARVSLQSLEQTQSLSRQTEDIAGSLPYQISKLQVDDSVVHLRNNSTTGTLSRPKSQEVRSYDSEKSASPACVVSPHATYSTSIIPNATLSSSSEVIVIHAAQSVGSLDNKITSSTAYPKPRDNPVASSAVSGKEDHHSSSGNWSESSSTRHSQTSDTIPSNAIMMLSLGDSAVSLSTPGNAEAGSQSVGYSCRNNLTLPNPSQDSDGRSDSSCSGERAQAAANSTEHWLYKSAENSETPSHKVVCTTPGCATPGSNMSSSSLERTSVRDDSTSLYSVDHDGYYGSMHMDSGLKSDMSCDSTNGFGNSRDSVINVFEGKEKKHQDDQSGQGEKSLVRNISLKKAKKPPLPPSRTDSLRRVPKKKTQSNGQVLDETLIATLQHSLQLNLKCKNGSSPSQSPCSDYEDPWVLRSRSQSSVSASSSMMSTTAPNLYSICTVTPSQSETSSIKSEYADQWGYYSDYAAVADDQVKSPVTHSASTSSALSDYSISHFSDGSRASVPQVPSGLTKPKSTSPEKSHRVTSPSSGYSSQSNTPTALTPVPVILKSASSGNGKSKLKPKVPERKSSLLSSLSMSSSSTSLSSNTSTEGSVSVKKLDSTLSSAPDSGASPLPPLLPTPPPHCPEVSPPPPPPPAEVMDLSPLPASPTFPPPPPEADANSSFAQTVPWFPQEASISSFSSPCLSPSTFPLAVPPPAPPLDPKLTKGATICPQYSFKKRNQEESCYSPVKQPLNKQDSSRPVMPLVTTKALQMVQLRSVKKATEGEPSPESASETASQEKGTVSSSSQSSLKPSLSLRLSSSVGEEEMKTQGTSFKNSIQTLARGSPVILSDNVPALDRDQKPVSAIGLINKSFEADALGTTGEDTPEPSVQSEDLHSGMSLQGSPASPDKTQVILPNKKPPPISKKPKLFLLVPPPQLDLTVEKKAEVSDTVRSTSSPTKRDAVLAHCEEARNCLTDGLSSSEMDSGSLVPEGGAAGFTFSETVGANAFVVQPAASPVQEEPRQEEQSAFEEGSSSGSSQDSGSNTDGHLSQENETVEVFESDTAHTSFLPSNSYGEEADGVATPARPRTTEDLFAAIHRSKRKVLGRKDSEDDRTRNHSPSPPVTPTGASPTLTTLKQAGSIQRSVRKSSTSNDNFKALLLKKGSRCDTSSRMSAAEMLKNTDPRFHRTKTDVSPDVSDSPTSCSPSKSKRAQEEWAKSEGLMPRSMSFSGTRYGRSRTPPSAASSKYNVRNRIQSSPMTVISEGDGELVEQSEGRVRRTLEEQQERQLDMFNSDEMDVNDFPYAEEAGCKETLDPTHLDLLTQPGASRKYLSPSAE